TCTCCTTCCAGGCGCTGTACGCCGGGGTACCGCCCGCGCGCGCCCTCGCCGCCTACGCCGTCATCGCCTACATGGACACGGTCGCCGGGGTGTACTTCCCGCGTGGCGGGATGCACGCCCTGCCCCGGGCGATGGCGGACGCGGCAGCCGACGCCGGTGCCGCCTTCCGCTACGGCCACCCGGTCACGCGGCTGGAACGCAGCGGTGACCGGATCACGGCGGTGGTCACCGCGCACGAGCGCATCCCCTGCGACGCGGTGGTCCTCACCCCCGACCTGCCGGTCGTCCACCGACTGCTCGGCAGACGGCCCCGCCGCCCGCTCCGGCTGCGCCACTCGCCCTCCGCGGTGATCCTGCATGCCGGTACCGACCGGACCTGGCCGCGGCTGGCGCACCACACGATCTCCTTCGGCGCCGCGTGGGAGCGAACCTTCGACGAACTCACCCGCACCGGGCAGCTGATGAGCGACCCCTCCCTGCTCCTCACCCGCCCCACCGCATCCGACCCGCAACTCGCCCCGCCGGGACGCCACTTGCACTACATCCTGGCGCCCTGCCCCAACACCGAGACCGGCCCCGGCGCCGGCTCCTGGCACGACCTGGCCCCCCGGTACCGCGACAGCCTGCTCGCCGTACTGGAACGCCGGGGACTCACCGGCATCGGCGACGCCATCGAAATGCAGCACATGGTCACCCCCGCCGACTGGACCGCCCAGGGGCTCGCCGCCGGCACACCCTTCTCCGCCGCCCACACCCTGGCGCAGACGGGCCCGTTCCGCCCCCGCAACCTCGTGCGCGGCACGGCGAACGCCGTGCTGGCGGGCTGTGGCACGACCCCCGGCGTCGGCGTCCCCACCGTCCTGATCTCCGGCAAGCTCGCCGCGGCCCGGGTCACCGGCCTGCGGTCCGCTCGCTCCACCGCAGGCTCCGCCCGCCCCACCCCGAGAGGCATCCCGGCATGACCGCTCGCGAACTGGACGCCGCAGGCATCACCGACCCCCTCCTCCGCGACGCCTATGCCCACTGCCGCCGGCTCAACGCCCGGCACGGCAAGACCTACTTCCTCGCCACCCGGCTACTGCCCCCGGAACGCCGACCGGCCGTCCACGCCCTGTACGGCTTCGCCCGCTGGGCCGACGACATCGTCGACGAACCCGGCTCCCGCCACCCCGCCGCCGACCGCGCCCCGGCGCTCGATGCCCTCCGGCGCCGTCTGGAGGAGGGCCTGCGCGGCGGTGAGAGCACGGAACCGGTCGTGCGCGCGGTGGCGCACACCGCTGCCGTGTACGGCATCGCCCACCGGCACTTCGCAGACTTCATGACGTCGATGCGCAGCGATCTGACGGTGACGGACTACCCGACGTACGCCGATCTGGCGCGCTATATGCACGGCTCGGCCGCGGTGATGGGCCTGGAGATGCTGCCGGTGCTCGGCACGGTCGTGCCGCAGGAGGAAGCCGCGCCGCACGCCGCGGCCCTCGGCATCGCCTTCCAGCTCACGAACTTCCTGCGCGACGTCGGGGAGGATCTGGACCGGGGCCGTATCTATCTGCCCGCGGATCTGCTCGCGGCGCACGGCGTCGACCGCGCACTGCTCCGGTGGAGCCGGGACACCGGCATCCGGGACCCGCGCATCACCGCGGCCATGGAGGACGCCGCCGAGCTCACCCGCGGCGTCTATCGCGAGGCGGCGCCCGGCCTCGCCATGCTCGACCCGGTCTCACGCCCGTGTATCCGCACCGCGTTCGTCCTCTACCGCGCCATCCTCGACGCCGTGCGCGACGACGGATACGCCGTGCTGCACCGCCGCTCGGTGGTCTCCCGCAGACGCCGCGCGGCCACCGCCTTCGGCGGTCTGGCCCGGGTCGTCGCCGCCCACGTCGCCGCCCGCCACCCTGCCGGGCGGCGTGCCGGGGTGCCGCACCACGTGCGGGAGGAGGCCTCATGACCCGGGGAGCCCGCCGCGCTCCGCGCCTCCCGCTCCGGCTGCGCCGCGGAGCCGTGCCGTGGGAGCAGCAGCCTCCGACGTGGCGCGACGCGAAACCCGCGCTCATCGCCGACGCCGTCAAGGCCGCCCTCGCCCGCCCGTCCGGCAACTGGTTCGTCCTCGGCGCGGCACACGCCATCGGCTCCCACCGCGCCTTCGGGCGCACCGTGGCCGGCATCGAGGTCGTCGCCTGGCGCGATGCGGCCGGACGTCTGGTCGCGGGGCCCGGCGCCTGCCCGCACCTCGGCGCGCCCCTCGACCAAAGCCCCGTGCACTGTGGGACCCTCCGCTGCCGCTGGCACGGACTCGCCCTGAACGGCGCCCCGTTCGCCGGCTGGGAGCCGTTCCCCGTCCACGACGACGGCCTGCTGGTCTGGGTGCGCCTCGACGAGGCCGGCGGGGAGCGGCCGCTGCGGCAGCCGGTCGTCCCCGTCCGGCCGCGGCCGGAGGGGGCCGTCACCGCCGTCCACACCACCACCGGCGGGTGCGAACCCGAGGACGTGCTGGCCAACCGCCTCGACCCGTGGCACGGCGCATGGTTCCACCCCTACTCCTTCGTCGACCTCACCGTGGTCGACGCCCCCGCGGAGAGCGACGGGGAGCGGCCCGCGGGCTTCGCCGTCGAGGTCTCCTTCAAAGTCGCCGGGCGCGCGGTGGTGCCGGTCAAGGCGCTCTTCACCGCCCCCGAGCCCCGCACCGTGGTGATGCACATCCTGGAAGGCGAAGGGCAGGGCTCCGTGGTGGAGACCCATGCCACGCCGCTGGGCCCGGACGACCGGGGACGCCCGCGCACCGCGGTCACCGAGGCGATCGTCGCCACCTCCCGGCGCCCTGGATTCGCCCTCGCCCGCGCGGCCGCGCCCGCCCTGCGCCCGCTGATGCGCGCCGCGTCCCGACGGCTGTGGCGGGACGACCTGGCCTACGCCGAGCGCCGCTGGGAGCTGCGCAGCAGCGGACGCCACCCGGGCTGACACCGCCCGGCCGCCGGGGGCGCCCCGTGCCGTCGACAGTGCCGGAGCGCACCCCGGTCAGCGGTCCGCCAGCCGCGCCGCCCACCGCAGCGCCGCGGAGCGTCCCTTGCCCGGCACGGTCCACAGGGTCTGGCCGCGCACGCCCCACCGCGCCAGCAGCGCATTGGCCGCGAGGAAGCCGGTCGTCGCGGCGCGCTCCATCAGCGCCACCGGGAAGTGCGTCCGCACCACATCGCCCGCGACCACCACCCGCGGGTCGGGTGTGTGCACGGTCGGCCGGTCGCCGAAACCCCCGACCGGGAACAGCGGGCAGTCCGCGCGCCACTCGTGCCGCTGGTCGATGATCCGGGAGTCGCGAAGCTCCGGGTAGACGGAGTGCAACTGGTCCACCAGGCGCCGCTGTTCGCGGGCACGGTCGGCTTCCGGGGCGACGGCGTAGGCGTGCAGTTCGAGCACCGAGCCGCCGGTGCGGGCGGACCAGCGGGCCGCCTCTCCCTCCCAGCGTTCCAGCACACTGACATTGTCCAACGAGCCGAAACCGCTGGTGCCCAGGAAGCCGGGCCGGTCGGCGCGCACCCGACGGTCCAGCCACAGCCGCGACACCAAAAAGGGCGGCGCGGTCCGCAGCCGCCCGATCCGCGCGCGCCACGACGGGTTGCCCAACTCAACTGATCTGGCGACGAGTTGACGCAGCCCTCCCGGGTCCAGCGCCAGAACCACCGCGTCGAACCGCCGGCCCGCACCCTCCGCGACGACGTGCACCCCGCCGTCCGTCGTCGGCTCGACCTGTGCCACCTCCGTGCCCGTACACACCCGGACCCCGTGCCCCGCCAGATAGCGGCCGAGGGGGTGCCACAGCGCCTGCGGGAAGGGCTCGGCGGGCACATCGAACAGCAGTCCTTCGCTGGAGCCGAGAAAGTAGATGTGGAACATCAACACCAGTTCCGCGGCGGACAGTTCTTGCGGGTCCGCGAAGAAACTCCGGGAGAACACCTCGAAGGCAAGGTGGCGCGCGGCATCGGGGAAGCGGATACGCGAGAGAAAGTCCCCGGCGCTGATGCGGTCCAGACGCTGATAGACCTGCGGCACCCGTACGTCGAGCAGCGGCAGGGCCGCGCCGGGACGCATCCGCACCAGATCCCGCCAGGTGAAGGTGGGACTGAGCGCCACAAAACCCAGTGCGCTCCAGGGCGGTGTCCGCGGCACCCGCGCAAAGCTGTCCCGCAGACCCGAACGGTGGTGCAGCGGATAGTCGGGCAGCCGACGGAGCATGTCCAGCCCCGGATCGACCCGGCGCAGCAGCCCCCGCAGGTTGTAGTACTGCGGGAAGAACGCATGGAACCCTCGGCTCATGGTCGCCGCCGAACCGTCGGCGAGCCGCACGGGCCAGCCCGCCAGCCGCCCCCCGAGGCTCCCCTCCCGTTCGTACAGCGTGACCGGCACCCCCCGCTCGGCCAGCGCGGTCGCGGCGGAGAGGCCCGCGATCCCGCCGCCGATCACCGCCACGCCCGGTCCGCCTGGCCCGGCCCGGTCCCGCCCCGGTGGCCCCGGCACCCGCTGCGCCCGGCGGTCGCGTCCGCGCCGCGCCGCCCTGCCCTGTTCCCGTCCGGATGTCACGAGCCCTCCCGAAGAGCGCGCGCGGGGAAGTCCCCGCCCTCATGCAGCAGTTGCGGTGCCATCGATGTCTCTCCTCCGGTCCGGGTCGCGATCGGCCGGGTCACCGCACGGCGGCCCGGCGTGGCAGCAGCGGAAGTTCGGCGGCGGTCCGGAGCATGGGCAGCACCGGGGTGCGCAGGCCGATGGTGACGTCCTCCCACAGGCGGGAGCGGCCGTCGAGGAACCGCAGCAGCCGCTCCATCGGCACCGTGCGGAACAACCCGGTGAACAACTCGGCTCCGTCCACCCGGCCGCTGTCCAGTGCGCGCAGCAGCACGGCGTCCAGCGCCCGGTGCCAGGCCGGGTGCGGAGGCGGGGGGAGGGGCGGTCTGCCCGCCAGGAGGGTGGCCGCGATGAGCGCGGACTGCCGTTGCACGGCGGCGAAGGTGTACCCGGTCGACGGCCGGGTGGCGCCGCCCGCGGTCCCGATGCGGAACACCGAGCGGCCCACCCGCCGCGGAAAACGGGCGTCGGTCATGGGGATCGCGCCCTGCTCGACGGCGGTGACACGGAACGCGTCCAGCCCCAGCACCTGCGCGGTGTACTGGCCCAACGCCCGCTCGTAGGCGGCGGTTTCGGCGATCTGGCGGGAGAACTCCGTGTACTCCACCAGCGCGGTGTGCTCGCTCAGTGGCAGGACATATCCGAAGGACAGGCCCTGTGCGGGCTGCGGGGTGCGGAAGTCCATGAGATCCGCGGTCGTGGTGTCGAAGGCCGGCCGCAGGCTCTCGACGAACCAGCCACGGAAGTGCTGTTGGAGTGTGGTGCGGGCCGGCGGGAGCCGGACGGCCGGCCGGGAGTCGAAGGCCCAGCGGGCCCGGAGTGCCACCGGCCGCCCCGCCTCGTCGCGGCCCCGTACCTCGGCGCCACCGGCAACGTCCCGTACGGACTCCACCGTTGCCGCCACCCGGACGACGGTGTCCTGGCCGGACAGCCGGGCGCCGACGAGGGCTTCGAAGTCGCGCGACCGCAGCATCTTGTACCGGAAGGGCGCGGGCCGCCCCCGCGTGGCCGCACCGTCGGGGCCGTGCACGCGCAGCCGTTCCCAGGAAGCGGTCAGCGCGGAGTCGAACGCGCCGCCCGGCGCTTCCCAGTAACACCAGGTCCGTTCCTGCGGGGTGAGCGGCCCGCGCGGTGCGTCGACGAGCAGCACCCGCAGCCGCCGGGCGCCGGGCGCCGGTTCGCACAGCCGGTAGGCGAGCGAGAGCCCGGCCGCTCCCGCGCCCACGATGACGGCATCCGCGTCCTGCACGCCCAGTCCTCTCCGCGCCTCGGTGCACCCGACGGTGATCCTTCCTCAGTACCGGGCCGACACGGGCCGTACGACGCGCGGCAACCGGTGGACCGATCGACCTCCGCCTCGCCGGCCGGCCGGCCGGCCCCCGCGCATGGCGATGGCACCGTGCGCCGGGCCCGCCTGCGGGGTCCGCCGTGGCATGGGCCAGAATCCATTCCGACCAATCCGGGTGTCGCCCGGCGCCGAATCACTGGTGACCACGTCACAGTCCGGAGGTGTTCATGCCCGTCGCAGCCCGCGGCGACCGATCCTCAGCGCCCCATTCCGGTGCGCTGGAATCACTGCTCGACCGCGTCTCACGCGGTGACCAGCAAGCGTTCGAGAGTCTCTACACAGCGGTAGCCGGCTCCGTACTGGGACTGGTGCGCAGGGTGGTCCGGGATCCGGCCCAGTCGGAGGAGGTGGCGCAGGAGGTGCTCATCGAGGTGTGGCGGTCCGCGGCCCGCTTCGACGCACGGCAGGGCAGCGCGATGGCCTGGATCATGACCCTGACCCACCGGCGCGCGGTGGACCGGGTGCGCTCGGCCCAGGCGGCGGCCGACCGCGACCACCGGGCCGGGCTGCACGCCTACACCGCGGCCTTCGACGAGGTCAGCGAGCACGTCGAGCGGCGGCTGGAACGCGAGCAGGTGCGCCGCTGCCTGGGACAGCTGACCGAACTGCAACGGGAGTCGGTGACACTCGCCTACTACCGCGGCTACACCTACCGGGAGACCGCCGACCTGCTCGGCACGGCGCTGGGCACGGTCAAGACCCGGCTGCGCGACGGTCTGATCCGGCTCCGCGACTGCCTGGGGGTGTCGGCATGAACACCGTCGATCTGCACACGCTCACCGGCGCCTATGCCCTGGGCGCGCTGTCCGAGCAGGAGGCGGCGGAGTTCACCCGTCATCTCGCACACTGCGAGGCATGCACCCAGGAAGTGCGGGAGTTGCAGGAAACCGCGGCCCGGCTCGCCCTGGCGGTCGCCGAGGTGCCCCCGGCCGATCTGCGGCTCCGGGTGATGGCGGCCCTGCCCGAGGTCCGGCAACTGCCGCCGATACGGCACGAGGCGACCGTGGTCCCGCTGCGCCGACGGGCGCGCCATCGCCTGCCCTACTTCGCGGCCGCCGCCTGTCTGGCCATCGCCGCGGTCGCCGGCGGTCTGGCCGTCAACGCCCGGCACGAGGCCGACCAGCAGCGGGACCGGACCACCCGGGCCGAAGAACAGGCGGCCGCGGTCAGCGCCCTGATGGCCGCTCCGGACGCCACCTTCCACACCACGGCCTTCAAGGGCGGGGGCAACGGGACCGTGGTGGCCTCCAAGCGACTGGGACGGGCCGCCTTCGTCTACCACGGCCTGCCGGCCCTCTCCGGTCAGCGGGTGTACGAACTCTGGTACAGCCGCAACGGCACCATGGTGCCCGCCGGACTCGTCGAACCCGGCCGCTCCACGGGCACGATGCTGCTGACCGGCGGACCGCAGGGCGCCGACGGGGTCGGTGTCACGGTCGAACCCCCGGGTGGCTCCAGCAGTCCCACCAGCGCGCCGCTGGGCCTCCTGCGGGTGTGACCTCCGGATACGACGGGTGAGACCGGCGGCCGGCCCTCCCTGGCCGGCCGCCGGTCCCGTCGGTGTGTCCTGTCCGAGCCACCAGACCCGACGCCCACGCCGCCGAGGCCTGCGGCGCCCCCTGCACCACGCACTCCCACGCGTGGCGGTGGCCCGGAAGACCGGGACCAATCCGCGCCGCCCCCGGCACCGAATCCCTCAGTGAGCGGGCTGCCGCCCCCGGAACGCGGCCCCGCCCCGAGATGAGGAGGCACCTGCTGTGGAGCGTCGACGGATAGCTGTCGTAGGCGGCGGAGTCGCGGGCCTCACCGCCGCGTATGTGCTCCAGCAAGGCGGATGTGAGGTGTCGCTGTACGAGGCCGAGGACCGTCTCGGCGGCCATGCCCACACCCACGACACGGTCTCGGGGGACGGCCGGGTGGCCCGGGTGGACACCGGCTTCATCGTCCACAACGAACGCACCTATCCGCTGCTGCTGCGGTTGTTCCGCGAACTCGGGGTGGCCACCCAGGACTCCGAGATGAGCATGTCCGTACGGTGCGAGGGCTGCGGCCTGGAGTACGCCGGCGCCCGCGGACCGGCCGGCCTGTTCGCCCAGCCGCGCAGCGCGCTGCGCGGCCGCTATCTGCGGATGCTGACCGAGATCCGGGCCTTCCACCGCGCGGCGCGCACCACGCTCGCCACGGACCGCGGTGACACCCTGACCCTCGGGCGCTTCCTCGCCGACTGCGGTTTCTCCCGGTACTTCGTCACCCACTTCGTCACTCCGCTGGTCTCCGCGGTGTGGTCCTGCGCCCCCACGACCGCCATGCAGTACCCGGCCGTCTATCTGTTCCGCTTTCTCGAGCACCACGGGCTGCTCTCCGTCAGCGGGTCGCCGCAGTGGAAGACGGTGGCCGGCGGCTCGGTGGAGTACGTCGGCCGGGTCGGCAAGCAGCTCACGGTGGTCCGTACCGGCACGCCGGTACGGGCGGTGCACCGCAGCCACGACCGGGCCGCCGTCGTCACCGAGGACGGCGCGCAGCGCACGTACGACGCGGTGGTGGTGGCCGTCCACCCCGATCAGGCACTGCGGATGCTCGCCGACCCCACCGACGACGAACGCCGGGTCCTGAGCGCGTTCTCCTACTCGCGCAACACCACCCTGCTCCACAGCGACACCTCGTTGCTGCCCCGTGCCCACGGCGCCCGCGCCTCGTGGAACTACCTGATGGCCTCCTGCGCCACCCCGGCGGACAAGGTGCAGGTCACCTACCACATGAACCGTCTGCAACGGCTGAACACCCCGGAGGACTACCTCGTCACCCTCAACGCCACCGACCGGGTCGCCACCCACCGGGTCCTGGCGCGCATGGTCTACGAACACCCCCTCTACACACCGGAGTCGGTGGCCGCCCAGCAGCGTCTGCCGCAGCTGAACACGGCCGTCACCGCCTTCGCGGGCGCCTACCACGGCTGGGGCTTCCACGAGGACGGCTGCCGCTCCGGGGTCCAGGCCGCCGCGGCACTGGGGGTGCGCTGGTGACGCCCCGTACGGCCGCACCGGCCGCCGCACCCGCCACCGGCGTCCGCACGCCCGCGCTCTACGAGTGCCTGGTCTCCCACGCCCGCACCGCCCCGGTGCACCACTCCCTGCGCCACCGCACCTACATGTGGCTCGTCGACCTCGACCGCCCGCCGCGGCTCCCCGTCGCCCTGCGCCCGCTGGCCCGGTTCGACCCGCGGGACCATTTCGCCGGCACCGCGCCGTCCCTCCGGGCGGGACTGGAACGGTTCCTGACGAGCCGTGGAGTACGGCTGGACGGCGGCCGGGTGCTGATGCTCACCCACGCCAGGGTCCTGGGCCATGTCTTCAATCCGCTGACCCTGTACTGGTGCCACGACCGGTCCGGCGCGCCCGTCTGCGTCGTGGCCGAGGTGCACAACACCTACGGTGAGCGGCACTGCTATCTGCTGCACACCGACGAGCAGGGCCGGGCGGACGTCCCCAAGGACTTCTATGTCTCGCCGTTCTTCCCGGTCGACGGCGCCTACCGGATGCGCCTGCCCGAACCGGCCGGCCGGCTCGATCTGACCGTACAGCTGCGACGCGGCGGCACCAGGCCGTTCACCGCGACCGTGCGCGGCACCCGGCGGCCCGCGACCCCGCGGCAGCTGCTGGCCACGGTGCTGCGCCACCCCTGGTCGACGGCCGCGCTCACGGCCGGTATCCGCCGCCACGGCATCGCCCTGTTCCTGCGCGGCCTGCCCGTCCAGCCCCGCCCCCGTCACCGTCTCCAGGAAGGTATGCAGTGAAGACTTCCGTCTCGGACCGCACCGAAACCGGCGCCGGCCTCACCCCGTTCGCCGCACGCACGACGGCCCGTGAACGGGTGGACGCGGCCAGGTGGCCGGATGTGGCGCGCGGTCCGCGCGGCTCGGCCGTCCGCGCCGCCGTGACCCGGCTGCTCGTCCGGCGGGCGCTCGCCGCCCTGCCACTGCGCGTCGCGCTCGGGGAGGCCCCGGCCACGGGCGAGGAAGGGCCCCTGCTACGGGTACACGACCCGGACGCGTTCTTCCGCCGGATCGGCAGCGACGGCCTCATCGGCTTCGGCGAGTCCTATATGGCGGGGGAGTGGGACGCGGACGATCCGGTCGGCGCGCTGACCGTGCTCGCCTCCCACCTCACCGCGCTGGTGCCCCGCCCCCTGCAACGGCTCCGCGGCGCCTGGGCACACCGCCGGCCGAGCGGACAGCGCAACACGCCGGAGGGCGCACGGGAGAACATCCACCGCCACTACGACCTGTCCAACGATCTGTTCGCGCTCTTCCTGGACCGGACCATGACGTACTCCTCGGCCCTCTTCCGCAAGCGTCCCGCCACCTGGAGCGATCTGGCCGAGGCCCAGCACCGCAAGATCGACCGGCTGCTGGACCTGGCCGGCGTCGGCGAGGGCACCCGGCTGCTGGAGATCGGCACCGGCTGGGGCGAGCTGGCCCTGCGCGCCGCCGCCCGCGGTGCCCGCGTCGTCTCCGTGACCCTGTCGCGGGAGCAGCGCGAGCTCGCCAGGGCACGTCTTGCGCAGGCCGGTTACGCGGACCGGGTCTCGGTCGAGCTGTGTGACTACCGGCAGGTGACCGGCGTTTACGACGCCGTGGTGAGCGTGGAGATGATCGAGGCCGTCGGCGAGGACTACTGGCCCGTCTACTTCGACACCCTCGCACGCCTGCTGGTCCCCGGCGGCCGGATCGCGCTCCAGGCGATCACCATGTCGCACGACCGGATGCTCGCCACCCGCACCACCTACACCTGGATCCACAAGTACATCTTCCCCGGCGGTCTGATCCCCTCCGTCGAGGCCATCGGACAGTGTGCCGCATCCGCCGGGCTGCGGGTACGGGAGAACGACGGATACGGCGGCCACTACGCCGAAACGCTGCGGCTGTGGCGCGAGCGCTTCACGGACCAGCCCGCCACGGTCGCCTCGTTGGGCTTCGACGCGGTGTTCCGCCGCATGTGGGAGTTCTACCTGGCCTACTGCGAGGCCGGATTCCGCGCCGGCTACCTGGACGTACGCCAGCTGCTCCTGACCAAGGCACCCACGTCGGCGCAGGACGGCGGGGCCCGATGACGCGTGTCGCGCCCCGTCTCGCCGCACTGCTCGCAGGCCACTTCGCGGGGAACCTGCCGGTGCGGCTGCGTGCCTGGGACGGCAGCGAGGCCGGGCCGGCGGCCGCGCCGGTCGTGGTGCTGCGCTCCCCGCGTGCCCTGCGCCGCCTGCTGTGGCAGCCCGGTGAACTCGGTCTGGCGCAGGCGTACATCGCGGGCGAGCTGGACATCGACGGCGACCTCGCCGACGGCCTGAGCAGAGTGTGGCGCTCGGTACGGGAACACGGCCCGGCCCCCGGCTCTCCCGGCCCCCGGCAACTGGCCAGGATGGCCGTCACCGCACTGCGGCTCGGCGCACTGGGCCCGCGCCCGCCCGCGCCCGGAGCCCCGCAGGCACGGCTGCGGGGCGCGCTCCACAGCACCGTCCGCGACCGGGCCGCCATCAGCCATCACTACGACCTGTCCAACGACTGGTACGCCCTGCTGCTGGACGAGTCCATGGCCTACTCCTGCGGCTACTGGACGCGCCCCGCCGACCCCTCCTACGGACCGGCCGACGCCCAGCGGGACAAACTGGAGCTGGTCTGCCGGAAGCTGGGCCTTCGCCCCGGCGCCCGCTTCCTGGACGTCGGCTGCGGCTGGGGCAGCCTCGCGCTCCACGCGGCGCGGGAGCACCACGCGCAGGTCACCGCGGTCACGCTCTCGCGAGAGCAGCACGCCTTCGTGGCCGCCCGCGTCCAGGAGCTCGGCCTGAGCGATCAGGTCGAGGTCCAGCTGCGGCACTACCGGTACATCAGGGGAGGCGGCTACGACGCGGTGAGCGCGATCGAGATGGGCGAGCATGTGGGCGACGCCGAGTACCCGGCCTTCGCCGCCCGGCTGCACGCACTGCTGCGCCCCGGGGGACGGGTGCTCATCCAGCAGATGTCGCGCGGCGCCGCCGCGCCCGGCGGCGGCGCGTTCATCGCGTCGTACATCGCCCCCGACATGCATATGCGCCCGCTGGGGGAGACCGTCGGTCTGCTGGAGGCCGGCGGGCTGGAGGTCCGGTCCGTCGAGTCGCTGCGGGAACACTACGCACGGACCATCGCCGCCTGGCACCGCACACTGGAGGCCCGCTGGGGGGAGTTCGTGGCACTGGCCGGGGAACCGACCGCCCGGGTCTGGCGGCTGTATCTGGCCGGGGCCGGTCTGGCGTTCACCGAGCGCCGCATGGGCGTCGACCAGATCCTCGCCGTACGCCCCACACCGGAAGGGGAGTCCGGCCTGCCGGCGACGCCGTACGACTGGTACGCGCGGGACGGCGGGCGATGACCGGATTCCCCTGGGCGGCCTTCGCCGCCAACCTCGCGGTGGCGGCCGGCGCCGCGTTCGCCGTCATGTTGATCACGTTCGCCGTGGCCCGGGCCAAAGGGGTGCACCGGCTGGTGGACATCGCATGGGGAGCGGCCTTCACCGCGGTGGCCCTGACCACGTGTGCCCTGTCCGCCGGTTACGGGGACGACGGCCGGCGGATCCTGGTCACGGCCGCCACGGCGGTGTGGGGGCTGCGGCTGTCCGTCCATATCGCCCGGCGGGGGCGCGGTCACGGTGAGGATCCGCGCTACGCCCGCATGCTGGCCAAGGCCCCCGGCAGCCGCGACGCCTATGCTCTGCGCACGGTGTACCTGTTGCAGGGCGGACTGGTGTGGCTGATCTCGCTGCCGGTGCAGGTGGCTCAGTATGCGGCGGTGCCGCTGGGGGCGAGTGACGTCGCCGGCGGGCTGCTGTGGGCGGCCGGCTGTGTCTTCGAGTGTGTCGGGGACTTCCAGCTCGCCCGGTTCAAGGCCGACCCGGACAACAAGGGCCGGGTGATGGACCGCGGCCTGTGGGGCTGGACCCGTCACCCCAACTACTTCGGCGACTTCCTCGTCTGGTGGGGACTGTTCCTGCCGGCCTGCGGCACCCTGCAGAGCGCCGCGGTCGCCGTGGTCTCGCCGCTGGTGATGTCGTACCTGCTGATCCACGGCAGCGGTAAGCGACTGCTGGAGAACCATCTGGCCGACCGCCCCGGATACGCCGCCTACACGGCCCGCACCAGCGGTTTCCTGCCGCTGCCGGCGCGCCGACGCCCCCACCCGGAGGACCACCGCTCATGAGGACAGGCCCGGCACAGAGCGCACACCCCGACAGCGGCGGCGGACTGCGCGGCACGCACCGTCCGCTGGTGGTCCACCGCCGCCCGGAAACCCCGCGGGCCGCAGTGCTGCTGATGCACGGAGGGAGGGCCGACGGCCGGACCCCGCCACCGCGGCTCAACCTCCCCGCACTGCGGATGCGGCCCTTCGGCTCCGCGATCTCCCGGCCACCGGGCGGGCGGGATCTGTTGCTCGCCTCCGTGCGCTACCGCTGCCGGGGGTGGAACGGGCCCCAGGCGGACGCCGCCCAGGACGCCCGCCGGGCGCTCGCCGAG
This Streptomyces decoyicus DNA region includes the following protein-coding sequences:
- the crtI gene encoding phytoene desaturase family protein — its product is MRAVTGPTDHVVVVGAGLSGLSATLHLLGAGRRVTVVERDALPGGRAGRIERHGYRIDTGPTVLTMPDLIDEAFAAVGERLTDRMELQALHPAYRARFADGSELDVHTDAEAMEAEVERFAGAPAAQGYRRLRHWLQQLYAVQRHRFIDANFDSPLQLMHPDLVRLAALGGFGRLDDRIGRFLPDPRLRRVFSFQALYAGVPPARALAAYAVIAYMDTVAGVYFPRGGMHALPRAMADAAADAGAAFRYGHPVTRLERSGDRITAVVTAHERIPCDAVVLTPDLPVVHRLLGRRPRRPLRLRHSPSAVILHAGTDRTWPRLAHHTISFGAAWERTFDELTRTGQLMSDPSLLLTRPTASDPQLAPPGRHLHYILAPCPNTETGPGAGSWHDLAPRYRDSLLAVLERRGLTGIGDAIEMQHMVTPADWTAQGLAAGTPFSAAHTLAQTGPFRPRNLVRGTANAVLAGCGTTPGVGVPTVLISGKLAAARVTGLRSARSTAGSARPTPRGIPA
- a CDS encoding phytoene/squalene synthase family protein, which translates into the protein MTARELDAAGITDPLLRDAYAHCRRLNARHGKTYFLATRLLPPERRPAVHALYGFARWADDIVDEPGSRHPAADRAPALDALRRRLEEGLRGGESTEPVVRAVAHTAAVYGIAHRHFADFMTSMRSDLTVTDYPTYADLARYMHGSAAVMGLEMLPVLGTVVPQEEAAPHAAALGIAFQLTNFLRDVGEDLDRGRIYLPADLLAAHGVDRALLRWSRDTGIRDPRITAAMEDAAELTRGVYREAAPGLAMLDPVSRPCIRTAFVLYRAILDAVRDDGYAVLHRRSVVSRRRRAATAFGGLARVVAAHVAARHPAGRRAGVPHHVREEAS
- a CDS encoding DUF5914 domain-containing protein; this translates as MTRGARRAPRLPLRLRRGAVPWEQQPPTWRDAKPALIADAVKAALARPSGNWFVLGAAHAIGSHRAFGRTVAGIEVVAWRDAAGRLVAGPGACPHLGAPLDQSPVHCGTLRCRWHGLALNGAPFAGWEPFPVHDDGLLVWVRLDEAGGERPLRQPVVPVRPRPEGAVTAVHTTTGGCEPEDVLANRLDPWHGAWFHPYSFVDLTVVDAPAESDGERPAGFAVEVSFKVAGRAVVPVKALFTAPEPRTVVMHILEGEGQGSVVETHATPLGPDDRGRPRTAVTEAIVATSRRPGFALARAAAPALRPLMRAASRRLWRDDLAYAERRWELRSSGRHPG
- a CDS encoding NAD(P)/FAD-dependent oxidoreductase — its product is MTSGREQGRAARRGRDRRAQRVPGPPGRDRAGPGGPGVAVIGGGIAGLSAATALAERGVPVTLYEREGSLGGRLAGWPVRLADGSAATMSRGFHAFFPQYYNLRGLLRRVDPGLDMLRRLPDYPLHHRSGLRDSFARVPRTPPWSALGFVALSPTFTWRDLVRMRPGAALPLLDVRVPQVYQRLDRISAGDFLSRIRFPDAARHLAFEVFSRSFFADPQELSAAELVLMFHIYFLGSSEGLLFDVPAEPFPQALWHPLGRYLAGHGVRVCTGTEVAQVEPTTDGGVHVVAEGAGRRFDAVVLALDPGGLRQLVARSVELGNPSWRARIGRLRTAPPFLVSRLWLDRRVRADRPGFLGTSGFGSLDNVSVLERWEGEAARWSARTGGSVLELHAYAVAPEADRAREQRRLVDQLHSVYPELRDSRIIDQRHEWRADCPLFPVGGFGDRPTVHTPDPRVVVAGDVVRTHFPVALMERAATTGFLAANALLARWGVRGQTLWTVPGKGRSAALRWAARLADR
- a CDS encoding lycopene cyclase family protein, yielding MQDADAVIVGAGAAGLSLAYRLCEPAPGARRLRVLLVDAPRGPLTPQERTWCYWEAPGGAFDSALTASWERLRVHGPDGAATRGRPAPFRYKMLRSRDFEALVGARLSGQDTVVRVAATVESVRDVAGGAEVRGRDEAGRPVALRARWAFDSRPAVRLPPARTTLQQHFRGWFVESLRPAFDTTTADLMDFRTPQPAQGLSFGYVLPLSEHTALVEYTEFSRQIAETAAYERALGQYTAQVLGLDAFRVTAVEQGAIPMTDARFPRRVGRSVFRIGTAGGATRPSTGYTFAAVQRQSALIAATLLAGRPPLPPPPHPAWHRALDAVLLRALDSGRVDGAELFTGLFRTVPMERLLRFLDGRSRLWEDVTIGLRTPVLPMLRTAAELPLLPRRAAVR